TAATGGCTACATAAGTAAAAAACTGAAAAGGGGTTACGGCTTATTTTTACCGTAACCCCTTGATATTTATGGCGCGCCCGGCAAGATTCGAACTTGCGACCTACGGATTCGTAGTCCGGCACTCTATCCAGCTGAGCTACGGGCGCGTTGAAAGCGTTTGAAACAGGCGCTCTGTTTAAGATATAGTTATATGATTGTCAACGATTAGTTGTTGAATTTGTAAGCACCGAACAGGAAGCCCATTGATGATCGGCTATGTGGACCAGGACGATAATGATCGGTTGTTCATGAAGATTGCGCTCGAAGAGGCGAGGCGGGCGCGTAACGCTGGTGAAGTACCGGTGGGTGCCGTACTGGTCGACGCTGATAACAGGGTACTGGCCAGAGGGTGCAATCAAGCCATTGGGCACTGTGATCCAACCGCACATGCCGAAATAGTCATACTGCGGGAAGGGGCCCGGATTCTCGGAAACTATCGTTTGTTATCGACAACCTTATATGCTACCATCGAGCCCTGTGTCATGTGCATGGGAGCAATTATTCATGCAAGGGTGGCACGGCTTGTCTATGGGGCCCCCGATCCCAAATGGGGAGCGGCGGGCTCTTTGTATGACATCGCTCGGGATGCTCGCTTGAATCATCAGCCCGTTATCGTATCAGGGGTTTGTGAAGCGGATTGCCGGGCAATCATCCAGGATTTTTTTAAACTGAAAAGAGCTCAGGCCAAACAAGAGGCTGGCGACATGGGACGCACCCATATCTAAAAGGTGGCCTTACGCTGGCTTCGTTGATGATGGTTGAGATTTGACCTTTTGTGTGGGGCGAATGAGAGCGCAGTGGTGCGTCTTTGGGGTGTCAAACAGTGGATTTAAGGAGTTATCAGTGGCCAATATCGTGATCGTAGGAACCCAATGGGGGGATGAAGGGAAAGGAAAAATTGTAGACCTTCTCGCGGAAAAGGCAGACTTGGTGATTCGCTTTCAAGGCGGGAATAACGCGGGTCATACCATGGTGGTCAATGGCGAACAATTCATCAGCCATCTGGTGCCATCCGGCATTTTGCAAGGAAAAACGTGTCTTATCGGTAATGGTCTGGTGGTCGATCCGGAGGTCCTGCTCGATGAGATTGATTACCTCTGCAGCAAGGGTGTCCCATGCGGTCCGGAAACCCTGAAGATCAGCGAGCGGGCCCAGGTGATCATGCCCTATCATAAATTGATCGATATCGACCCGGGAAGAAAAAAAAGGGTAAGGACAAGATCGGCACCACGGGTAGGGGAATCGGTCCGGCCTATGAAGATAAAGCCACCAGGCACGGGTTCAGGTTTGTCGACCTGATCGATCCTCACGTTTTCAAGGAAAAACTGGCGGCCATATTGCCGGAGATCAATTTTTATTTGGAACAGTTTCTTGGCGAGCAGCCCATCGAGGCTGAGGCGATCATCTCAGCGTATGCCGCCTTCGCCGAACGCTTGACACCATACGTGGCCAATGTTTCTGTGGTCATTGACCAAGCGGTGAAAAGCGGGTGTCAGGTGTTGTTCGAGGGTGCGCAAGGGACCCATTTGGATATCGATCACGGCACCTATCCTTTCGTTACCTCTTCGAATACGGTCTCGGGCAATGCCTGCTGCGGTTCGGGTGTAGGACCAGGCACCATCAGCGGTGTTCTGGGAATCGTCAAAGCCTATACGACCCGGGTCGGTGCAGGGCCCTTTCCGTCGGAGCTCTTCGATGATATTGGCGACTATCTTCAGTCCAAAGGGGCCGAGTTCGGTGCCACCACCGGACGCCGGCGCCGCTGTGGCTGGCTCGATACGGTAATTCTGAACAATGCGGTCAGGTTGAATGGATTGACCGGAATCGCCATCACCAAGCTCGATGTTCTGGGTGGACTGAAAGAACTCAAAATTTGCACGGCTTACCGGTACAAAGGGCAGACACTGGAAAACTTTCCAGCCAGCCTCAAGATGTTGGGTGAGTGCGAACCGATATACGAGACCCTCGATGGTTGGGATGAAGACATATCAACCATCGGTGAATACGACCGGCTGCCGATCAAGGTCAAACAATATTTAAAGCGGATTGAGAAACTTACGGGTGTCCCGATTCAAATCGTCTCGGTCGGACCGCAACGGGATCAAACCATCGTTCTGGAGAACCCTTTTGGGTGAAAGTTGTCGAATAATTGCGAGGAAATATATTGACTTTCGGTGCGGTTTGACTTACAAACGGCGCTTTCATACGGGGCATGGCTCAGTCTGGTAGAGCACAGCGTTCGGGACGCTGGGGTCGTAGGTTCAAATCCTACTGCCCCGACCAAAGAAATCAAGGGCTTGTGAGGTGACTCACGAGCCCTTTTTCTTGGTTTTTGGCTATGTATGGTCAAGGTACGATTTTCACGGCTCATGTACATTTTGAGTATTTCTATTTTGTTATCCTGATGCTGTGTTTACCCACAGCAATTGCATATCCCTCGATTAGTAAGATTGGCGCCACGTAAGGTGCTATCGCCATAATTTAATTACCCAACGCCAAGCCTCAGTGGGTGCATGATCCTCGCGATCCACTGAAAGCCCAGGTTATACCCTTTTAATTACCAAATCATTAAATTCACTACGTTTTTCTCTCAGCTTTTCTGATTCGTAAAGCGCTTGAAATCCATTGTCTACAAATAATAATGCCGCTCGAACAAATCCTACAGCGGCATATTTACAAGGCTCACCAGATAGGTCATCCGTAGGTGGATACTTCTTTTCATAGGCAATAACGGCCTTCTCAGCTCTACCAACTGCATTATCGAGCTCAACTAGCTTTTTGTAATCAAATCTCTCAAGCTCTTTGAGTAACTCAGAAGTATGTTCAAGACTCATATTTTCTCTATCTGGGAATTTCCAACTCAAGTAGCCCCTTAGACTGTCTAAATTAATTTCATTGTTCAATGATAATTCTTTATCACGAGTAATTTCATTTCGGATTTTTTCCTGGTATTTCGACCGCGCAACCCTAATGTTCTCGAATTGATCATCAGCAGTTTCAAATAATCCAGATAGCGCATTCAATTTACGTTGAAGCTCAAGTGGAGCATCTGATTCTTGTTTATAGGCCAAATGATGCGCAACTTCTGCCCATGCATCTTGTAAAATCGTCCTGACCTGGACTTCGCACACCAGGTTTTTTAGATCATCGTACCTGGCGCCGCTATGGTGCTTCTTTATTCTTAAAAGGTAGTGAAGTGCTCCATAGCCAAATCTATCAGCGTGTTCTGTCGAAACTTTGTCAACCTTTTCCTCGATATCGAACTCACTTTCAATGATAGATTCAATCTCTTTCCGATCTGATGAATAGAGATATACAACTCTTACGCCAGCAAAATCTGTAATATCCTCAAAAGGTTTATTGTATTTTTTCCTAGAAATCTTTTCACAAAAACTCTTTAAGGATTTAGCTCTTGCTGTGATATGGGCATAATCAATACCTGCAGATTTAAGAGCCTTACATAGAATATATCTCACCTCATCGCAAAGATTCTTATTCCTATCCAAATTATCATAAAATCTTCTTATGTATTCCGGATTTTCCTTCCATACCCTATTAAGGGGGTCGCCAATCATAGTAGTTTTCCCTATATACACTCTGCATAACGCCAAGCTTACCGACTGGTGCATAGCGGCAGCGGAGCACCAGTCCGCGTATAGCGTGAGGTTAGCGTACGCTGAAACTATTCTTTATGAAATTTAAGCTGCATATCGCTTTTTGTCGCACCAAGTTTTTTTCTTAATGTTTCTATTTCTCTGAGCAACATTTTCTGATCATCAGAAAATGTAGGAATTAAATTTTCTTTCCTGTATGTGCCTGTAATTTTGTCTAATCTCTTCTGGAGATAAATGCCAGCATGCAAAATATTGGCATGTGACCTTACGTAGCCGTTTGGATTACCCACTTCAGCAATCAGCCCTTTTGTACCTTCACACCAAGTTTCAAAATAATTTAGTGAACTATAAAATGCTACAATTTCAGATATGATTTCTGGTTCGTGTATTTCACCAATTCTGCTGACATGAGAATCGAATACGGTAGTCGTAAACACAGGGCGGTTTATTGTGAATGGGACACCATCCGATAGTTGCTTCCTATAACTCATAAAATCACGCTTCATTAATAGAAGGTTTGATTCAATTTCTGATTGAAGCGCGATAATGAAAGAAAGTCGATCATGTGAACGCTGCTGATCAATCTTTTCAGTATCCCATTTGTGATTAAGATAACTGGTGATAGAACCACCGGTTATAGCAAGAAGTGCGCCCAAGACCAGTAGTAAAAGTTCTTTCAATAATGTACTGTGTTTATCGCTCATAATTCAAACTGCTAACATTAATATTATCCAGAATTCCGCCTTTCTCAGGCATTTTTCCAAGAATTCCCAACTACTTATAAAAAAAAGGTCGAACCATTTGTATTTAATACCTATATTGGCAATTCGAATAAAATGGCAAATAAATTTTGGACAAAAATCAAATTATTTTGCTAAAAACCTGCATTCTGACAGGCTAAGTTCAACCAACACACCAAACTATTGTATAGAAATCAAACAGATTTAAACGCTGCCGTTCAGAATTCCATAGCTGACCCTTCGACCCCGTTAAAGGCCGCATTCTGCCTTTTGCCCTTAATATTAATATCATGCAGCATGCTGCATAATTCTGGTGGATAACCGCGAAAAAAAAGAAATATTGCAGTTAGTATTTATTGCCACATTTTGAACATTTATAACTATAACCACTTTGATCGTTTCCTGGATTCATTAAACTTCTGCATTTAGGACATTTAACCTTGTCTTGATTTGATTTTAATAGATCTGGTTCGTAATTTTTTTTACTTTCCCTATTATAGAAATATTCAGGTAAAGCATTAGAGGGTCGCTTACCAAAAATTTTCGCATATGTTGCTGGGTCTACATAGCAATGCTTTTTCGAGCGAGCTCCAACTAATTTGCCATTGATTAATAGTTGTGAACACAGGTAACCTTTTCCAAGGGCTTGTGCAAATTCGACGTATTTACGAAAACCTATCATTACAAGGTTTCTAAAACGATCATTCATATAAGCCTCTTGATGAAAAAACCTCTATAAATTCGTCCTAATATTACATAGCTTTTATGGTGTTTCATTTTGTCAAATTCAAGTTGCTCAATGCACAACACATCCTGTTTTGCACTTTAGTTGCTGATGTATGTGAGGATGCTATTTTCAAGTTTTCCTGTAGAAACACATTGCCCTTTGGTTATTATTAACCTGCCGTCCCATGCATCATTAGCCTCTATTTCGAATTCACCAAAGAAATTTACATTAACTTTTGTTGAATTGCCGTTGATTTCTCTAACCGTCAAATTCAGCAACCCATATTTACTAATAACTGGGCTACCTAATGTTCCAGAGGCTTTTATATCCCCACAATCTAAGAAGTCCTCATTATCCGCATCGATGTAATATTTTGCCGTTAATAGACCGGACGACTTCTCAATTTTTTCAATTATCACACCATGATCAGCGAACCAATCAACAGCTCGTAGCCATGTTTTTTCATATGGGAATGAATAGTTTCTGCTTTTATCAATTGGATGTTCAACTGGTGGCTGAATATTTATGCTTGCACAGCCTCCAATCAAAATCGCCAGGATACCTGAGAGAATTAATTTCATCCATTCCTCCTTCTTAATTTATTCTTGCAGCTAAAGGCTCGTTTTAGCCAGCGCATGCCCCTTGCGATCCGCAAAAAACGCGGGTTAGCGATCTGGTATGTAGTAATGCCAAAAAGTGCCACCCCATATTATAGGTGAGGGATCATACGGTACAAATAACCTTGGTGCATTACTTTTCTCAATCTCCTCTTTACCATGAAAGCATTCTTCATAGTAATAAAGTATTCCGCATAATAAGCCACTCACAGAATTTAACGCATTGAATAGATTTGCTTCCTTAAAATTTTTGTCTCTTTCATGTTTAATTTTATTATATCCTTTTGACCACCATTCAGGAGAGACTGAATCAGACCATTGTTCCCAAGGTTTCAGCGATATTTTATATCTTGGTATATACATTTCGTAATTTGTAAAATTTGGGTATTTTGCTGATAAGATTGGGAAATATTGTAAAATATTTTTAGTTTCTTTCTGCGGATCAATAGATTTGCAAAGCAATTTTATTATTGTATCAAACTCGGAGCAGCTCGCCATAATAATACGCGCGAATTCAATAGAATACGTATTATAATTATCCTTACAAAACTCTACATATCTTGAGCAAGCCTCTAAGTCAGATTCTATTGACAGAAAATATTCCCAGTGTGGCATACTCATTTTGTCATCCTCTGCTAACGCTAAGATAATCGGCGCGGCTTTTTTGCGTCAGTTTAATTTTGATGTTGGCCGGACGCTCGAGTTCATTGTGCCGGTCCACTATCCCATTTGCCGATGATATCCAGCAGGCGTTTCTGTGCTTCCAGTCCTTCTTCCGAAAGCTCAAGATCTTTAACCATATTGTGGCACGCCCACATGACAGTCGTGCCTTCCAAACTGATCGGAGCATTAGCCTCGATTTCCTCCATCGAGAAAGTGTAGACCCTAGTGCCGTTTATGGGGATGTCAGGGTTGTCAGCTTTGTGAACGAGGCACCTTACCATGATCCCCTTGCCCCCGTTGTCTTTCTTGTGCTGCGTCCAATCCTCCTTGTTAAGCAAAACAAAGAGGTATGTTGCAGAAGACAATACGTTGAAGTCGCATTGAAGCGCCCCGGCCCTGTTGTATGGAGGAATGTATGAATGCTTTGAGCCGCTCAGAATCGCATTTCGAAGGTAGTCCGTCACCCCTTTCTGCGCAAGTAGGTCGACCCCCAGATAGGCTTTGGCACCGATATCGGTTTTGGTCTCATAAATTGGTTCACGAATCACATGGTCCTTAGCTCGGGGATTATCATCTGGTCCCGTGACAATCCTCTCTCTATATCCCTTGACAACCGTTGTGGAAGCCTTAGCGCGGGCCGTACTCCATTCGGGGCTGTCTTGGACGATCTCAGTCTCTGCGATAAATTTTTTGATTTGGCTGTCCATGTAACTCTTTAATTCCTCTTCGGTGAAGGGCCGGTCATCAGAACTGGCTACGTCGGATAGGTTCATTTTCTTCTGCTTGATGTACCACTCTACGTTACTCTGATACGGAGTGTGACCAAGAAAAAAGTCAGCTCGCATTGGTCCGGTGGTCGTGGTATCGTATACAAACCATACTGAGACCTTGTAGTCTATCTTCGGGTCGATACCTGCCAGACTCTTCAAAAACTGCTGGGCAGCTGTGCGCTTGGTTTCGTCTCTGCTGTTAAGGTCGTCAATCAATTGAAGGTATCTTTCTCCTGGTACAGACTTTATGGCAGCATAGGAAATCTCTTTTACTGCCGTTCTTGTTTCTTCCATTTGCCGGGCAAATTCGGCTCGAGTATCTTTTAATTCTTTCTCGATTTTGTTGCACCCAATTAGAACCATCAAGAGACATGGAAGCATAAAGGCTATCTTTTTCATCGAAAGCACCTCCTCATGCTATCGGTTAACGAATAGCTTTGGGGCGGTATGGTCCTCGCCGTCCCCAACAGCGACGGTTTAGGTGTTACTTATTTTCTTTTTCATTAGAACACGCCCAGCTTTTCTAAATGGGTAATTTTGATTGCCCCGATTTATTTCAGATAAAGCCTCATCAATTTCAGGAGGCATGGATCGACATAAAAAGCCAGTTAAAATTTCAATGTGTTTCCAGTCACCATCTCCTACTTCGGTAGGGGAATTTAAATTAGGATACCTTAGCTGTTCATATTTATCGAGTCTGTTTAATATGGCTGAATTATTAGCATCGAGAGGTTCAGTTACGCTAAGCGCTACCAAATTAGAATAAAGCATTTCAAGATTATGTGTGCCTTCGAATTCACCGGCGACTTCCAATAGCCAAGCTTTTAGAAGCATTTCAACGCCAAGATGTGCAAGATAACCTGCCGAATCGAAGTGGATCGGGTTAGATTCAAACAAAAGTTGTGCAGCTGAAAGGTGGTCCAATGCACAGTGGACAATATCAGCAGGTACAAGCCCATCTCTTTTTGTAAATTTCCTTACCATTATTCACCATGTTTATTGGAAATCTTTTTATGGTCAAGCCTCAGCGCAGGCAAAAGCTTTATCGCAGCGGCATGCATGTCGACGCTGGTGTGCTGGTATATCCGGGTCGTCGTGTCGGTGCGGGTGTGTCCGAGCATTTCCGAGGTGGATTTCAGATCGGCGTTGTTTTGCAATAGATAGGTGGCGAACGCATGGCGGAAATCGTAAGGGCGCAGGCGGCGTGTTATGCCGGCCTTCCGTTTGGCGGTGGCGAATGCCTTTTTCAACGAGAGGACGGGCGCCCCACGAAAGTTGATGACGGCCATGTCGTCCCCGAAGCCCTCGTCGATGTCCTCATGGTACCAGCGGATGAGCTGGCCGATGAATTCGGGGTGGATCGGGATCATGCGCGAGGGGCGACCGTGCTTTTTAGCGGAGCGGACGAGCACGGCGGGGATGCTGCAATCGAGATCGGCCCAGGTGATCGCGTACAGCTCGCCCCCAGGACGCAGGCCCGTGTAATAGGATAGGGAGATCGCGCGCAGCAGGTGGGGCGGCGAATGGGCGGCGATGCGGTTCAGCTCGTCGATCGTCGGCGGCATGATGATCTCATCGTCGCGCTTGGGAGGTTCGAACCCGATCGCGGGGTTGTGGGTCAGGTAGCCGCGGCGCACGGACCAGTTGAGCACGGCCTTGATGTCGGTAATTTCGCGGTGAATGGTCGTTCGTTTGACCCCGGCTGAAAGGCGCTTTTTGACGTAGGCATCGAGTTTCGCGGGGGTGATTTTAATCGCCTGGAATTCCTCGCCGATGGCAGGGACGACGACGCCCTTCATTTTCCACACGAAATTTTTAATCGATGAGGGCTGCATGCGCCCGAGCTTGGCCTCGGTGTAGGCGTTGACGATATCGACGAAAAAGGGGCTTTGCTGTTTGGGGGTGCGGTGGACCCACGGGCGCAGGTCAAGCTCGTCGTTTCGGGCGCGTGCCCGGCGTTCGGCCTCGATGCCCCGGCCGAAATATTCATCCTTTAGATTGCCGGTGCCTTTTTCACGGTAGCGTACGAACCAGCGGCCGTCTTTTTTCTGATGTACGGACATATCACGCTACCTCGACCTTTTCTGTTTCATCTGTTTTTGAATTCGCTGATAGGTGGAAATGAGAAAATTTCCGTCCCTGAGCTTTTCCACTGTGGAAATGATCCGGTGGCCCTCAATATTCGTGACTAGAAACCGGCCGGGTTTGATCGTTCGTCTTATAAGAAAGCGGGGGTGAGGGGATTGGACTCGTTGTTGGATCAGGTCAAAAAGGTTTTTCCCGACGCCGTTGCAGAACTGGGATCTTTTGGGAAGATCATAAGCGTTATGTGGAACGCTGCATAAAATGGCTCCGTCGGGAGCAACTACCATTTCACAAAGCCTGTAAGCCGATAAAAGATCGATCAGGCGCCCGCCCTCAAGCGGTGTATCTATTTTTTGGCGGCTTTTGACGGCGGGCGCTTTGACCCCCCCGGTTGTTGGCATTTCTCCAGATTTTCAAGCCTGCGTTCGATCGATTCGAAGCGGTCGCCCAACGCCCGAAGCTCGTCGATGATGGTATCGAGCTTTTCGGCCTTCTTTTTGGGCCTTTGGGGTTTCGGTTTCACGACATACGGCCCTGCACCCCTCAGATCGCGCCCTTTCTTTAAAAAGGATTCATAGGTGTGGCCATAATACTCGGCAATTTTGCGCCTCGTTTTTTCCCCACATTGCCGTTGTCCCTTAAAAAGCATACTAACAAATTGAGGCGTCAGTCCGATCGATTGGGCAAGGGTCGTCTGCTCGCCCCATTTCGAAGCGTAAAACCTCAGCGCGGCGAGAAAATCCAACTGAAAATCTTGTAAGTCGGTTTTGGTTTCCATTGGTGGCATTTTTACAACTAATTGTTTCATAAAGAAAGCCTTTTTTATTAAATGATTTTAAACAACAGGTTTAAAAAAAGATTGACAGCCAAACAATTGGTTGATAGCTCCGATCCTATAAATCAAAGAACGAAAGGTGGTGAACGGATGGCAACGCAAACCGAACTTGCAATGAAATTGGGGGTTTCCCAGCAGTTTTTGAGCAGGTGGAAACGCGGGAAGGTCGGGATCAGGAAGGCGACGGCGGTGCGATGGGGCAAGATCCTGAAAATTAAGCCGGAGCAACTGGTTTTCGCTGATGTTCAAAAGCGGCCCTCCATGTTGGGGTTGTCTGAGTAGTTAGTTGAAAAAATTACAACTCAATACAGAAACAACCGGGGGTTGATCGGATGGCGTATCGAAAGGTTCCGAAACGGTTCGATTACAGGGTGATCGCGGCGGAAATAAAGGCGCAGCTGCTCTACTCAAACGACTCCAGGCCGGACGCGGTGCAGGCGATCGCGGCCGAGATGGGGATCGACAACAAGACGGTCTATGACTACCTGGACGGGCGCATCAAGCTGAGCCTCGACTTTTTGCACGCGCTGGTGCTGGCGACGGACGGCGACCCGGCGTTCAAGCGGTATCTGGAGCCGGACGGGTGGCAGTTGAGAAGGGCGGGCACGATCGAGCCGGACAAGAAGACGATCTTCGAGGAGATCGTCGACAATCATCCCAAAATTACACTTCTTGAGCAATTGCTCATCGAGCAGACCTCGGCTACCGGGAAAAAATCGCAACTGAACAGGATAAAAAAACAACTTCAAGCCGTCGTGGACGATTTGCGCCAGGACGTGGCGAAATGGTGTGTGGATCATGGCATTGAAACCGATGTCTGAAAAGGACCGGCTGTACTTCGAGATGAAGGCGCTTTACACGCGGATCGGCAAAGTGCTGCGGGAGTACGAGGCGAGTTTGCCGCCCGTGGGGGAGGTGGACAAGAAGCGCCTGGTGGTTCTGGACCCGTGGACGGGAAAGCCGTTCACGGGCTTTAAAAAGCGAAAGGAGGTGAAAAAGTGAACGCGAAGGCAAAGAGGTTCGTCGCTGATTGCATCAAGTTCGTGGGGTTGTGGCTGTTGATGATCGGCGGCGCGTTGTTGCTCATCAACTGGACGATGGGAGGGCCGGTATAGCGATGAGATCGATTGAAGACGACAAAACGCTGTTTGTGGAGTTTTTGAAGTGGCGGGTGGCGCGCAGGATCGAAAGCGGCCGGTTGACGGTCGCGGACGTGGAGCGGGCGCTGCGCTCAAAAAGGATGCCCCCTGCAGAGAGCGGCTGCAGGGGGCAGAATGAAAAAAGCAAGGACTATGATGAACGAGTTAGTTACCACGGGCGGCACGGGGTGTCAAGCCCGTAGAAAGGAAAATCGACCATGAAACAAGGCAAAACCCTTCAGGAGCTGGCGGGGGAAGTTCAGCGGATCAGCGAAGCAAAAAAGGACTTCATCGCGGATACCCGGGAAATGAAAATGCAGCTGCAGGCGGCGGCGCCGGCCGGAACCGGCGCGGGCCTGCTGGACGAGATCGCGGACAATACGCGCGGCAGGGGCGGCGCGATCGTGGAGGAGATCGCATTCAACACGATGCTGATGCTCGGCGACAAGGGCCGGTTCGGGATCAATGACAATGCGCACCGGCAGATCGCGGCCTGGGCCGATGTGCCGTGGAAGTACTACGAGCGGATGCGGGGGGCGGCGCCCCATTTGCTGGCGTCGAACGTAAACCACTGGATGCAGAAGGAGCCGAAGCGGCGCATGGTGCGGACGCTGGACGGAAGCGCGCGGGCGTTTTTGTCGGACCGGTACCGGATTTTGGACAATGACGAGATCCTGGAGCACGTGCTGCCGGTGCTGGCGGATCTGAAAGTCCGGTTCGAGTCGTGCGACGTGACGCCGGGCAAGCTGTACCTGAAATGCACGTTCCCCACGATCGAGGGCGAGGTCAAGAAGGGCGACGTGGTGCGGGCCGGGTTCATTCTGAGCAATTCGGAGGTGGGCCACGGGTCGGTGAACGTGCAGCCGCTGGTGTTGCGGCTGGTGTGCACGAACGGCGCGGTGTTCAACGACATGGGCATGAAAAAGTACCATGTCGGGCGGATCGCGGGAGAGGGGCGCGACGCGCAACAGTTTTTCAAGGACGACACGCTGAAAGCGGATGATCAGGCGTTTTTGTTGAAGCTGCGGGACACGATCAAGGCGACGACGGACGAGGTCGTGTTCAATTCCCTGGTGGAAAAGATGCGCGACGCGGGCGAGCGCAGGATCGAGGGCGACGCGGTCGCGGCGGTGGAAGTGGTGCAGAAAAAGATCGGCCTGGGAGACGGGGAGCGGGCGTCGGTGCTGACGCACCTGATCCAGGGCGGCGACCTGACGCAGTACGGCATGGCGAACGCGGTCACGCGGATGAGCCAGGACGTGGAGAACTACGACCGGGCATCGGAGCTGGAGCGGGCAGGGGGCAGCATCATCGAGATGCAGGCCAGGGAGTGGAGGGAG
This Desulfatitalea tepidiphila DNA region includes the following protein-coding sequences:
- the tadA gene encoding tRNA adenosine(34) deaminase TadA, which gives rise to MIGYVDQDDNDRLFMKIALEEARRARNAGEVPVGAVLVDADNRVLARGCNQAIGHCDPTAHAEIVILREGARILGNYRLLSTTLYATIEPCVMCMGAIIHARVARLVYGAPDPKWGAAGSLYDIARDARLNHQPVIVSGVCEADCRAIIQDFFKLKRAQAKQEAGDMGRTHI
- a CDS encoding adenylosuccinate synthetase; the protein is MANIVIVGTQWGDEGKGKIVDLLAEKADLVIRFQGGNNAGHTMVVNGEQFISHLVPSGILQGKTCLIGNGLVVDPEVLLDEIDYLCSKGVPCGPETLKISERAQVIMPYHKLIDIDPGRKKRVRTRSAPRVGESVRPMKIKPPGTGSGLST
- a CDS encoding adenylosuccinate synthase → MGPAYEDKATRHGFRFVDLIDPHVFKEKLAAILPEINFYLEQFLGEQPIEAEAIISAYAAFAERLTPYVANVSVVIDQAVKSGCQVLFEGAQGTHLDIDHGTYPFVTSSNTVSGNACCGSGVGPGTISGVLGIVKAYTTRVGAGPFPSELFDDIGDYLQSKGAEFGATTGRRRRCGWLDTVILNNAVRLNGLTGIAITKLDVLGGLKELKICTAYRYKGQTLENFPASLKMLGECEPIYETLDGWDEDISTIGEYDRLPIKVKQYLKRIEKLTGVPIQIVSVGPQRDQTIVLENPFG
- a CDS encoding GTP pyrophosphokinase, which produces MIGDPLNRVWKENPEYIRRFYDNLDRNKNLCDEVRYILCKALKSAGIDYAHITARAKSLKSFCEKISRKKYNKPFEDITDFAGVRVVYLYSSDRKEIESIIESEFDIEEKVDKVSTEHADRFGYGALHYLLRIKKHHSGARYDDLKNLVCEVQVRTILQDAWAEVAHHLAYKQESDAPLELQRKLNALSGLFETADDQFENIRVARSKYQEKIRNEITRDKELSLNNEINLDSLRGYLSWKFPDRENMSLEHTSELLKELERFDYKKLVELDNAVGRAEKAVIAYEKKYPPTDDLSGEPCKYAAVGFVRAALLFVDNGFQALYESEKLREKRSEFNDLVIKRV
- a CDS encoding HEPN domain-containing protein, with protein sequence MVRKFTKRDGLVPADIVHCALDHLSAAQLLFESNPIHFDSAGYLAHLGVEMLLKAWLLEVAGEFEGTHNLEMLYSNLVALSVTEPLDANNSAILNRLDKYEQLRYPNLNSPTEVGDGDWKHIEILTGFLCRSMPPEIDEALSEINRGNQNYPFRKAGRVLMKKKISNT
- a CDS encoding tyrosine-type recombinase/integrase; translation: MSVHQKKDGRWFVRYREKGTGNLKDEYFGRGIEAERRARARNDELDLRPWVHRTPKQQSPFFVDIVNAYTEAKLGRMQPSSIKNFVWKMKGVVVPAIGEEFQAIKITPAKLDAYVKKRLSAGVKRTTIHREITDIKAVLNWSVRRGYLTHNPAIGFEPPKRDDEIIMPPTIDELNRIAAHSPPHLLRAISLSYYTGLRPGGELYAITWADLDCSIPAVLVRSAKKHGRPSRMIPIHPEFIGQLIRWYHEDIDEGFGDDMAVINFRGAPVLSLKKAFATAKRKAGITRRLRPYDFRHAFATYLLQNNADLKSTSEMLGHTRTDTTTRIYQHTSVDMHAAAIKLLPALRLDHKKISNKHGE
- a CDS encoding helix-turn-helix domain-containing protein; this translates as MILNNRFKKRLTAKQLVDSSDPINQRTKGGERMATQTELAMKLGVSQQFLSRWKRGKVGIRKATAVRWGKILKIKPEQLVFADVQKRPSMLGLSE
- a CDS encoding DUF932 domain-containing protein: MKQGKTLQELAGEVQRISEAKKDFIADTREMKMQLQAAAPAGTGAGLLDEIADNTRGRGGAIVEEIAFNTMLMLGDKGRFGINDNAHRQIAAWADVPWKYYERMRGAAPHLLASNVNHWMQKEPKRRMVRTLDGSARAFLSDRYRILDNDEILEHVLPVLADLKVRFESCDVTPGKLYLKCTFPTIEGEVKKGDVVRAGFILSNSEVGHGSVNVQPLVLRLVCTNGAVFNDMGMKKYHVGRIAGEGRDAQQFFKDDTLKADDQAFLLKLRDTIKATTDEVVFNSLVEKMRDAGERRIEGDAVAAVEVVQKKIGLGDGERASVLTHLIQGGDLTQYGMANAVTRMSQDVENYDRASELERAGGSIIEMQAREWREIAKAA